One window from the genome of Natrialba magadii ATCC 43099 encodes:
- a CDS encoding CobW family GTP-binding protein, with the protein MSATIPVTILAGSLGAGKTTLLNHLLQNAGDRDLAVLINDMGAVNVDAELVAEGSDLDVDDGIAELSNGCLCCELQDDLETAVVRLARSREFDHLIVESSGISEPVPVARLFTTTSRVAASYDVDSIVTVLDTRLFIDTFGGEDVPERETDPAAESDRPLSDLLIEQLEVADIVLCNKADRCEPAELAEATALVEALQPDVRTIQTEFSAVDPDQLLGVDLFELGNLDERESLERVAEAADGSQSPNDDQHQHSDQHQHDDQHHNQQRQHDHQHRHPDEVYGVDSIVYRSRRPFHPERFAAFLRTLPESVVRSKGTAWVASSDMQLTLSHAGSSSRLTAAGPWIADLPDLERDLYRSNRPELEWDDDVGDRQTELVFIGTGFNDGGETAHPSPNDNGCEREMAGLEQQLRTSLADCLVTDAEWEQQTVSSEDRFPSETGEEAVFHRERS; encoded by the coding sequence ATGTCCGCGACGATTCCCGTGACGATTCTGGCTGGCAGCCTGGGTGCGGGAAAGACGACGTTGCTCAATCATCTGTTACAGAACGCCGGAGACCGTGATCTCGCCGTCCTCATCAACGATATGGGTGCGGTAAACGTCGACGCCGAACTCGTCGCCGAGGGCTCTGATCTCGACGTCGACGACGGCATCGCCGAACTGTCGAACGGCTGTCTCTGCTGTGAATTGCAGGACGACCTCGAGACCGCAGTCGTCCGCCTGGCCCGGAGCCGGGAGTTCGACCACCTGATCGTCGAATCCTCAGGTATCTCCGAACCGGTACCGGTTGCTCGCCTCTTTACGACGACGTCGCGCGTGGCCGCCAGTTACGACGTCGATTCGATCGTCACGGTGCTCGATACACGACTATTCATCGACACATTCGGTGGGGAAGACGTGCCGGAACGAGAGACCGATCCCGCTGCGGAGTCCGACCGCCCGCTGTCGGACCTGCTCATCGAACAGCTGGAGGTCGCCGATATCGTTCTCTGTAACAAGGCCGACCGCTGTGAGCCAGCGGAGCTCGCGGAGGCGACGGCTCTCGTCGAAGCACTCCAGCCCGACGTGCGGACGATTCAGACCGAGTTCAGCGCGGTTGATCCCGATCAGTTACTCGGTGTGGACCTGTTTGAACTGGGCAACCTCGACGAACGCGAGAGTCTCGAGCGTGTGGCTGAGGCGGCCGATGGGAGCCAGAGTCCGAACGACGACCAGCACCAACACAGCGACCAGCACCAACACGACGACCAGCACCACAACCAACAGCGACAGCACGATCATCAGCACCGCCACCCCGACGAAGTCTACGGCGTCGACTCCATCGTCTACCGCTCGCGCCGTCCCTTCCATCCAGAACGATTCGCTGCCTTCCTCCGAACGCTTCCAGAATCCGTCGTCCGCTCCAAGGGAACCGCCTGGGTCGCGAGCAGCGACATGCAACTCACCCTCTCTCACGCCGGCTCCTCGAGTCGTCTCACCGCCGCCGGCCCCTGGATCGCCGACCTCCCCGACCTCGAACGCGACCTCTACCGTTCTAACCGACCCGAACTCGAGTGGGACGACGATGTTGGCGACCGACAGACGGAACTCGTCTTCATCGGGACGGGGTTCAACGATGGGGGCGAAACCGCCCATCCTTCTCCGAACGACAACGGTTGCGAGCGCGAAATGGCGGGGCTCGAACAGCAACTGCGCACGAGCCTCGCGGACTGTCTGGTGACGGATGCTGAATGGGAACAACAGACAGTCAGCAGTGAGGATAGGTTCCCCTCTGAAACGGGTGAAGAGGCTGTCTTCCACCGAGAACGCTCATAG